A genomic stretch from Mycobacterium cookii includes:
- a CDS encoding adenylate/guanylate cyclase domain-containing protein translates to MMAKRTTAQRLGRLLERVTQQSGRLSETPAYGSWLLGRPSESQARRRVRIQLISTVFIVAANVIGIGVATLLLTVAFPEPSVFSDAPLWISFIAVPVYCVVALALGTAWITQRTIGALRWAIEEREPTPDNERSVFQAPFWLAFGVLVLWAVGAGLLTTLYGMANSTFIPIVGFSVSICGILVSTASYLFTEFALRPVAAQALEAGNVPRRLAPGIMGRTLTVWFLGSGVPVLGIAITALFVLALGNLSLTQFAVAVLVIATAALIFGFVLMWILAWLTATPVRVVRAALKRAEDGDLRGDLVVFDGTELGELQRGFNSMVDGLRERERVRDLFGRHVGREVAAAAERDMPQLGGEERHVAVVFIDVIGSTQLVTSRPAAEVVQLLNRFFAVIVEEVDRHHGLVNKFEGDAVLAVFGAPNHLDRPEDQALGAARAIARRLDSEVPECKAGVGVTAGKAVAGNVGAKERFEYTVIGEPVNEAARLCELAKNESSRLLASADTVNAASDDEQAHWSLGDTVTLRGHDQPTQLATPV, encoded by the coding sequence ATGATGGCGAAACGAACGACCGCGCAACGGCTGGGGCGATTGCTGGAGCGGGTTACGCAGCAGAGCGGTCGGTTGTCAGAAACCCCGGCGTACGGGTCGTGGCTGCTCGGGCGGCCGTCGGAGAGTCAGGCTCGCAGGCGCGTCCGCATCCAGCTGATCAGCACGGTCTTCATCGTCGCGGCCAATGTCATCGGTATCGGGGTCGCAACGCTGCTGCTGACCGTCGCCTTCCCGGAGCCGAGCGTCTTCAGCGATGCGCCGCTGTGGATCTCGTTCATCGCCGTACCGGTGTACTGCGTCGTCGCGCTCGCGCTGGGCACGGCGTGGATAACGCAACGGACCATCGGCGCGCTGCGTTGGGCGATCGAGGAGCGCGAGCCCACCCCGGACAACGAACGCAGCGTGTTTCAGGCGCCGTTCTGGTTGGCCTTCGGCGTGCTAGTCCTATGGGCCGTCGGCGCTGGACTGTTGACGACGCTCTACGGGATGGCCAACAGCACCTTCATCCCGATCGTCGGTTTCTCCGTGAGCATCTGCGGCATCCTGGTGTCCACCGCGTCCTACCTCTTCACCGAGTTCGCGCTGCGCCCGGTCGCCGCGCAGGCACTCGAGGCGGGCAATGTACCGCGCCGGTTGGCGCCCGGCATCATGGGCCGGACCCTGACCGTCTGGTTCCTCGGTTCCGGTGTTCCGGTTCTGGGCATCGCGATCACCGCGCTGTTCGTCTTGGCGCTGGGCAATCTCAGCCTGACCCAGTTCGCGGTGGCGGTGCTGGTCATCGCGACCGCGGCGCTGATCTTCGGCTTCGTGTTGATGTGGATTCTGGCCTGGCTGACGGCGACGCCGGTGCGGGTGGTGCGCGCAGCACTCAAACGAGCCGAAGACGGTGATTTGCGCGGCGATCTGGTGGTGTTCGACGGCACCGAGCTCGGCGAGCTGCAGCGCGGGTTCAACTCCATGGTCGACGGCTTGCGTGAGCGCGAGCGCGTGCGTGATCTGTTCGGCCGGCACGTGGGACGCGAAGTCGCCGCCGCCGCGGAGCGGGATATGCCGCAGCTCGGCGGTGAAGAGCGCCACGTCGCAGTGGTTTTCATCGATGTCATCGGCTCGACGCAGCTGGTGACGAGCCGGCCGGCCGCCGAAGTCGTGCAGCTGCTCAACCGGTTCTTCGCGGTGATCGTCGAAGAGGTGGACCGACACCACGGACTGGTCAACAAATTCGAGGGCGACGCCGTACTGGCGGTGTTCGGTGCGCCCAATCACCTGGACCGGCCGGAAGATCAGGCCCTCGGCGCGGCGCGCGCCATCGCCCGTCGTCTCGACAGCGAAGTGCCCGAGTGCAAAGCAGGCGTCGGGGTCACCGCCGGAAAGGCCGTCGCCGGAAATGTCGGCGCGAAGGAGAGATTCGAATACACGGTGATCGGCGAACCGGTCAACGAGGCGGCCAGGCTGTGCGAGTTGGCGAAGAACGAGTCAAGCCGGCTGTTGGCGTCCGCGGACACCGTCAATGCCGCGAGCGACGACGAGCAGGCCCACTGGTCGTTGGGTGACACGGTGACGCTGCGCGGTCATGACCAGCCCACGCAGTTGGCGACGCCGGTCTAG
- a CDS encoding TetR/AcrR family transcriptional regulator, giving the protein MQTADTPSRDRLLDTALVLFASRGYAATSTAELQKACGMSPGSGALYRHFRSKNEVLRAALRRGLDRMRASRAWRQATTPADRLEALTNVATAAQQTIAENADLVRLMLHEPDAAPDLVDELWVRNLAFAHTIMGQALRASAEEAGTQIADPEAISAVLLAGLSYMPVIEVLLGRPPGDIDPARFRDAWLRLSRAVFTHGVPD; this is encoded by the coding sequence ATGCAAACGGCTGACACACCCAGTCGCGACCGGCTTCTGGACACCGCGCTGGTCCTGTTCGCCAGCCGGGGATACGCCGCGACCTCGACCGCCGAGTTGCAGAAAGCGTGCGGAATGTCGCCGGGCTCCGGCGCGCTTTACCGGCATTTCCGCAGTAAGAACGAGGTTTTGCGGGCTGCGCTGCGGCGCGGACTGGACCGGATGCGGGCCTCGCGCGCATGGCGGCAGGCGACCACGCCGGCCGACAGACTCGAAGCGCTCACCAACGTCGCCACCGCAGCGCAGCAGACCATCGCCGAAAACGCCGATCTTGTGCGGCTGATGCTGCACGAACCTGATGCCGCACCCGACCTGGTCGACGAACTGTGGGTGCGCAACCTCGCATTCGCACACACGATCATGGGGCAGGCGTTGCGTGCCAGCGCCGAGGAAGCCGGAACGCAGATCGCCGACCCGGAAGCGATCAGTGCGGTGCTGCTGGCCGGTCTGAGCTACATGCCGGTCATCGAAGTTCTGCTCGGCCGTCCACCTGGTGACATCGATCCCGCCCGTTTCCGAGACGCCTGGCTGCGGCTCAGCCGTGCGGTGTTCACGCACGGGGTCCCGGACTAG
- a CDS encoding PAS domain S-box protein, translating to MGSHTATSVIDKRQTRPRDESATDFLRDFPALVALSRLAVPILAVDDSGAIEFANEAFAAMVGHSCDELVTMTAQSLVACIQVPGAKVVSVLREHANTVIRLQHADGWTMPALISDSVLIRENEKLAVVAFTDLTEIAWHTSPYDEMLPGR from the coding sequence ATGGGCTCTCACACTGCGACGTCGGTCATCGACAAACGTCAGACGCGTCCCCGCGACGAATCGGCGACCGATTTCCTCCGTGACTTTCCTGCCCTGGTCGCACTCAGCCGCCTTGCCGTTCCGATCCTCGCCGTCGACGACAGCGGCGCGATCGAATTCGCGAACGAGGCGTTCGCGGCGATGGTCGGCCACTCGTGCGACGAACTGGTCACGATGACGGCACAGTCGCTGGTGGCCTGCATTCAGGTGCCGGGCGCAAAAGTGGTCTCGGTCCTGCGGGAGCACGCCAACACGGTGATTCGACTGCAGCACGCCGATGGCTGGACCATGCCGGCGTTGATCAGCGACTCGGTGCTGATCCGTGAGAACGAGAAACTGGCCGTCGTGGCGTTCACAGATTTGACTGAGATCGCTTGGCACACATCGCCCTACGACGAAATGCTGCCTGGTCGGTAG
- a CDS encoding chloride channel protein has translation MSTRLADFVVDRRMLIMVALALPIGALSAGAAWCLLRLIGLVTNLVFYQRWAVDLVAPGAQHHSWWLVLGAPIAGGLVIGVMARLGSEKIRGHGMPEAIEAILTQGSRVDPKVAVLKPISAAISIGTGGPFGAEGPIIMTGGALGSILAQYLHLTADERKILLVSGAGGGMAATFNSPLASILLAVELLLFEWRPRSTVPVTAAVAVATVARQFILGGGPVFPVSVHATQIPWNIDLLAFVTGVCGAAIAILATRLVYLSEDVFSRLPFHWMWWPAIGGAVIGVGGLIQPRALGVGYDVIGELLTGHATVSLIVGILIVKTAIWSLSLGSGTSGGVLAPLFMIGGALGAFVGQWFPAVFPGFWALLGLAAVVGAAMRAPLTGIVFTLELTHAWPALFPLIIASITAYGVSVLTLDRSILTEKIARRGLHLTCDYTTDPLEAFFVEEVMRPGPPRMPTGGTVGTRDTLRHAANVLAEAGGRPLLVVLPDGAECGHLVMDDLLPARLHDLNEDTLRTRHFAAFTRVRTAPSD, from the coding sequence GTGAGTACTCGGCTGGCCGACTTCGTCGTCGATCGGCGGATGCTGATCATGGTGGCGCTCGCGCTGCCCATCGGCGCACTCTCGGCGGGCGCGGCGTGGTGTCTGCTTCGACTCATCGGGCTGGTCACCAACCTCGTCTTCTACCAGCGGTGGGCCGTCGACCTGGTGGCACCGGGAGCGCAGCATCATTCGTGGTGGCTGGTTCTGGGTGCGCCCATTGCCGGCGGTCTGGTGATCGGTGTGATGGCGCGGCTCGGATCAGAGAAGATCCGTGGCCACGGCATGCCCGAGGCGATCGAGGCCATTCTGACCCAGGGCAGCCGGGTCGATCCGAAAGTCGCTGTCCTCAAGCCTATTTCGGCGGCGATCAGCATCGGGACGGGTGGGCCGTTCGGCGCCGAGGGCCCGATCATCATGACCGGAGGCGCGCTCGGTTCGATTCTCGCGCAGTATCTGCACCTGACCGCCGACGAGCGCAAGATCTTGCTGGTGTCCGGCGCCGGCGGCGGAATGGCGGCGACCTTCAACTCTCCGCTGGCATCCATCTTGCTGGCGGTCGAGCTCTTGCTGTTCGAGTGGCGCCCCCGCAGCACGGTTCCCGTCACCGCCGCGGTCGCCGTCGCGACAGTGGCGCGCCAATTCATCCTCGGCGGCGGCCCGGTGTTCCCGGTGAGCGTGCACGCCACCCAAATCCCCTGGAACATCGACTTGTTGGCGTTCGTCACCGGCGTGTGCGGAGCGGCCATCGCAATCCTGGCCACCCGGTTGGTCTATCTGTCCGAGGACGTGTTCTCGCGGTTGCCATTTCACTGGATGTGGTGGCCTGCGATCGGAGGAGCCGTGATCGGGGTCGGCGGACTGATCCAACCCCGCGCCCTGGGCGTCGGTTACGACGTCATCGGTGAGCTGCTGACCGGCCACGCCACCGTGTCACTGATCGTCGGGATTCTCATTGTGAAGACGGCAATCTGGTCGTTGTCGCTGGGTTCGGGGACATCGGGCGGCGTGCTGGCACCGTTGTTCATGATCGGCGGTGCGCTCGGAGCCTTTGTCGGACAATGGTTCCCGGCCGTGTTTCCGGGATTCTGGGCTCTGCTGGGATTGGCCGCCGTGGTCGGCGCCGCGATGCGCGCGCCGTTGACCGGAATCGTGTTCACCCTCGAACTCACCCACGCCTGGCCCGCGTTGTTCCCGCTGATCATTGCCTCGATCACCGCCTACGGCGTGTCGGTGCTGACCCTCGACCGCTCGATACTCACCGAGAAGATCGCCCGGCGTGGACTGCACCTGACGTGCGACTACACCACCGACCCGCTGGAGGCCTTCTTCGTCGAAGAAGTGATGCGCCCTGGGCCGCCGCGGATGCCGACAGGCGGCACGGTCGGTACCCGCGACACGTTGCGGCACGCGGCGAATGTTCTCGCTGAAGCGGGTGGCCGGCCGTTGCTGGTGGTGTTGCCAGACGGTGCCGAGTGCGGGCATCTGGTGATGGACGACCTTCTTCCGGCCCGACTCCATGATCTCAACGAGGACACTTTGCGCACCCGACATTTCGCCGCGTTCACCCGGGTCCGGACGGCGCCGTCCGACTGA
- a CDS encoding DNA-3-methyladenine glycosylase 2 family protein — MYEDFDRCYRAVQSKDARFDGWFVTAVLTTGIYCRPSCPVRPPFARNVRFFPTSAAAQGAGFRACKRCRPDASPGSPEWNVRGDLVARAVRLIADGIVDRDGVRGLAAHLGYTTRQLQRLLHAETGAGPLALARAQRAQTARVLIETTVLPFGDIAYAAGFSSIRQFNDTLRLVYDSTPSELRRRATARSGHNITSTGTVSLRLPVRVPFAYEGVFGHLAASAVPGCEEVRDGAYRRTLRLPFGNGVVSLTPAPDHVRCTLALEDFRDLTSAISRCRRLLDLDADPDAVIDALGSDPELAPVIAKAPGQRIPRTVDEAELAVRTVLGQQVSIKAARTHAGRLVAAYGEPVPDADGGLTHTFPSVEQLGEIDPDHLAVPRARRRTVTALVAGLADGSVVLDSGCDWNAARSQLLAVPGIGPWTAEVIAMRGLGDPDAFPASDLGLRLAAKELGLPTEQRGLTARSRRWRPWRSYATQHLWTTLEHAVNHWPPKEAA, encoded by the coding sequence GTGTACGAAGATTTCGACCGCTGCTACCGAGCCGTCCAATCCAAGGACGCTCGGTTCGACGGCTGGTTCGTCACCGCGGTGCTGACCACCGGAATCTATTGCCGCCCCAGCTGCCCCGTCCGGCCGCCGTTCGCCCGCAACGTGCGATTCTTTCCCACCTCGGCCGCCGCGCAGGGCGCCGGTTTCCGGGCGTGCAAGCGCTGCCGTCCAGACGCGTCGCCGGGATCGCCGGAATGGAACGTTCGCGGTGACCTCGTCGCGCGGGCCGTGCGGCTGATCGCCGATGGCATCGTCGACCGCGATGGCGTGCGGGGCCTGGCCGCACACCTCGGCTACACCACCCGACAGCTTCAGCGGCTGCTGCACGCAGAGACCGGCGCCGGACCACTCGCGCTGGCTCGCGCACAGCGCGCGCAGACCGCGCGGGTGTTGATCGAGACGACAGTACTGCCTTTCGGTGATATCGCTTATGCCGCAGGGTTTTCCAGCATCCGGCAATTCAATGACACACTGCGGCTGGTATACGACAGCACGCCGAGCGAGTTGCGCAGACGCGCGACCGCGCGGTCTGGTCACAACATCACGTCGACGGGAACGGTGTCGCTCCGCTTACCGGTACGAGTTCCGTTCGCGTACGAGGGGGTGTTCGGCCACCTTGCCGCGAGCGCGGTACCGGGATGCGAGGAGGTACGCGACGGCGCGTATCGCCGAACCTTGCGGCTACCGTTCGGCAACGGCGTCGTCAGCCTGACGCCGGCGCCTGACCACGTCCGTTGCACGCTGGCGCTCGAGGATTTCCGCGACCTGACGTCGGCCATCTCGCGTTGCCGTCGGCTGCTGGACCTCGATGCCGATCCTGACGCGGTGATCGATGCATTGGGTTCGGACCCAGAGCTTGCCCCGGTGATAGCCAAGGCACCCGGTCAGCGCATACCCCGCACCGTCGACGAGGCCGAGCTCGCAGTTCGGACTGTCCTGGGCCAGCAGGTGTCGATCAAGGCCGCGCGGACGCATGCCGGCCGGTTGGTCGCCGCTTACGGCGAACCAGTTCCCGACGCCGACGGCGGACTCACGCACACCTTTCCGTCCGTCGAGCAGCTCGGTGAGATCGACCCAGACCACCTGGCCGTTCCGCGAGCGCGCCGTCGCACCGTCACTGCCCTGGTCGCCGGGCTGGCCGACGGCAGCGTCGTGTTGGATTCCGGCTGTGACTGGAACGCTGCCCGCAGCCAGTTGCTGGCAGTTCCCGGAATCGGACCGTGGACGGCGGAAGTGATCGCCATGCGTGGTCTCGGTGACCCCGACGCCTTTCCGGCCAGTGATCTGGGATTGCGTCTGGCGGCAAAGGAATTGGGTCTGCCTACTGAGCAACGAGGGCTGACCGCGCGAAGCAGGCGGTGGCGCCCGTGGAGGTCGTATGCGACCCAACATCTCTGGACCACGTTGGAGCACGCGGTGAACCATTGGCCGCCGAAGGAGGCCGCATGA
- a CDS encoding methylated-DNA--[protein]-cysteine S-methyltransferase has product MMHFRTIDSPIGPLALAGQGTVLTHLRMLDQTYEPNRSDWVPNEQAFPQVVEQLEAYFARERNDFEVDLNLVGSEFQRRVWQALLTIPYGETRSYGQIAEQIGASGAARAVGLANGRNPIAIIVPCHRVIGASGGLTGYGGGLGRKRWLLDMERSQTSATLTLFD; this is encoded by the coding sequence ATGATGCATTTCCGAACCATCGACAGTCCGATCGGGCCGCTGGCGCTGGCCGGTCAGGGCACCGTGCTGACCCATCTGCGCATGCTGGATCAGACGTACGAGCCGAATCGGTCGGACTGGGTGCCCAACGAGCAAGCTTTCCCACAGGTGGTCGAGCAATTGGAGGCCTACTTCGCCCGAGAACGCAACGATTTCGAAGTCGACCTCAATTTGGTGGGAAGCGAATTCCAGCGCCGGGTCTGGCAGGCGCTGCTGACGATTCCGTACGGCGAAACCCGATCGTATGGGCAGATCGCCGAACAGATCGGCGCGTCCGGCGCCGCCCGTGCGGTCGGTTTGGCCAACGGCCGCAATCCAATTGCGATCATCGTGCCGTGCCACCGGGTTATCGGCGCGAGCGGCGGCCTCACCGGATACGGCGGCGGGCTTGGTCGAAAACGGTGGCTCCTCGATATGGAGCGGTCGCAGACCTCCGCGACACTGACCCTTTTCGACTGA
- a CDS encoding DUF732 domain-containing protein, with the protein MDAAVAVSTRALRPVIVTAAVFAAATGVSPHAHADSVGDAMAPVLNSAGIGNNGPVSGAIAQVGQSICPMLVQPGSGLASSAAQISGNGGLAPPLAGFLVGMAIQSQCPSFMTSVANGDMPFPIPGAPGAAPAGLPFGPPAPSPLQLPGF; encoded by the coding sequence ATGGACGCTGCCGTAGCGGTCTCGACGCGGGCACTGCGGCCCGTCATCGTCACGGCGGCGGTCTTCGCCGCGGCCACGGGCGTCAGCCCCCATGCGCACGCCGACTCGGTCGGCGACGCCATGGCGCCGGTGCTCAATAGCGCAGGTATCGGCAACAACGGTCCGGTGAGTGGCGCCATCGCGCAGGTGGGGCAGTCCATCTGCCCAATGCTGGTCCAGCCCGGCAGCGGACTGGCCAGCAGCGCCGCCCAGATCAGCGGCAACGGTGGGCTGGCACCGCCACTTGCCGGCTTCCTCGTCGGGATGGCGATCCAGTCGCAGTGCCCGTCCTTCATGACTTCGGTCGCGAACGGCGACATGCCCTTCCCGATACCTGGGGCACCGGGCGCCGCGCCGGCCGGCCTTCCGTTCGGCCCGCCTGCGCCGTCGCCGCTGCAGCTGCCGGGGTTCTAA
- the murA gene encoding UDP-N-acetylglucosamine 1-carboxyvinyltransferase, producing the protein MAERFVVTGGSRLSGEVAVGGAKNSVLKLMAATLLAEGTSTITNCPDILDVPLMAEVLRGLGATVELSGATVRITSPDEPKYDADFAAVRQFRASVCVLGPLVGRCKRAKVALPGGDAIGSRPLDMHQAGLRQLGAVCNIEHGCVVAHADALHGAEIQLEYPSVGATENILMAAVLAEGVTTIHNAAREPDVVDLCTMLNQMGAQVEGAGSPTMTITGAPRLYPTEHRVIGDRIVAATWGIAAAMTRGDITVTGVDPGHLQVVLHKLHDVGATVTQTDDSFRVTQYERPKAINVSTLPYPGFPTDLQPMAIGLAAIADGTSMITENVFEARFRFVEEMIRLGADARTDGHHAVVRGLPQLSSAPVWSSDIRAGAGLVLAGLVADGDTEVHDVFHIDRGYPLFVENLVSLGAEIERVD; encoded by the coding sequence GTGGCTGAGCGTTTCGTGGTGACCGGTGGCAGTCGGTTGTCGGGCGAAGTCGCTGTTGGGGGCGCCAAGAACAGCGTCTTGAAGCTGATGGCAGCGACATTGCTTGCTGAGGGCACCAGCACGATCACCAACTGCCCCGACATTCTTGACGTGCCGTTGATGGCCGAGGTGCTGCGAGGCCTGGGCGCCACGGTCGAGCTTTCCGGCGCCACCGTTCGCATCACGTCACCGGACGAGCCGAAATACGACGCGGACTTCGCCGCAGTCCGGCAGTTCCGGGCGTCGGTCTGTGTGCTTGGCCCGCTGGTTGGACGGTGCAAGCGAGCCAAAGTCGCACTGCCCGGCGGTGACGCCATCGGGTCGCGGCCGCTCGATATGCACCAGGCCGGGCTGCGACAGCTCGGAGCCGTCTGCAACATCGAGCACGGCTGCGTCGTCGCCCATGCGGATGCACTGCACGGTGCGGAGATTCAGCTGGAGTACCCGTCGGTCGGCGCCACCGAGAACATCTTGATGGCCGCGGTTCTGGCCGAAGGCGTCACGACGATCCACAACGCCGCGCGCGAACCCGACGTGGTCGACCTCTGCACGATGCTGAACCAAATGGGCGCTCAAGTCGAAGGCGCCGGTTCGCCGACGATGACGATCACCGGAGCGCCGCGGCTCTACCCGACCGAGCATCGCGTGATCGGCGACCGCATCGTCGCCGCGACATGGGGCATCGCCGCGGCGATGACCCGCGGCGACATCACGGTGACCGGTGTTGACCCGGGACATCTTCAGGTCGTGCTGCACAAATTGCACGACGTCGGCGCCACGGTCACCCAGACGGACGACAGCTTCCGGGTGACCCAATATGAGCGGCCGAAGGCGATCAATGTCTCGACGCTGCCGTATCCGGGTTTCCCGACAGATCTGCAGCCGATGGCGATCGGCTTGGCGGCGATCGCCGACGGCACGTCGATGATCACCGAAAACGTCTTCGAGGCGCGGTTTCGGTTCGTCGAGGAGATGATCCGGCTCGGCGCAGATGCCCGGACCGATGGGCACCATGCCGTGGTGCGAGGCCTTCCTCAACTATCGAGTGCCCCGGTCTGGTCCTCCGACATTCGGGCCGGCGCCGGACTGGTGCTCGCCGGGCTGGTGGCCGACGGTGACACTGAGGTGCACGACGTCTTCCACATCGACCGCGGCTACCCGCTTTTCGTCGAGAATCTGGTCAGTCTCGGCGCCGAGATCGAGCGCGTAGACTAG
- a CDS encoding cob(I)yrinic acid a,c-diamide adenosyltransferase, whose protein sequence is MAVHLTRIYTRTGDDGTTGLSDFSRVSKSDARLVAYADCDEANAAIGTAIALGKPEQQIADVLRQIQNDLFDAGADLSTPIVENPKYPPLRITQPYIDRLEGWCDEFNENLPPLNSFVLPGGSALSALLHVARTVVRRAERSAWDAIDQHASDVSPLPAKYLNRLSDLLFILCRVVNPDGDVLWRPGGGRTDQPKK, encoded by the coding sequence ATGGCAGTGCACTTGACCCGCATCTATACCCGGACCGGCGACGACGGAACCACCGGGTTGAGCGACTTCTCGCGGGTTTCCAAGAGCGACGCGCGGCTGGTGGCGTATGCCGACTGCGACGAGGCCAACGCGGCGATCGGCACCGCGATCGCGCTGGGAAAACCCGAACAGCAGATCGCTGACGTCCTACGGCAGATCCAGAACGACCTGTTCGACGCCGGAGCGGACCTCTCGACTCCGATCGTGGAGAACCCGAAGTATCCGCCGCTGCGCATCACGCAGCCCTACATCGACCGGCTCGAGGGCTGGTGTGACGAGTTCAACGAGAACCTTCCGCCACTGAATTCGTTTGTGCTGCCTGGTGGTTCGGCGCTGTCGGCGCTGCTGCATGTTGCCCGTACCGTGGTGCGGCGCGCCGAGCGGTCGGCTTGGGACGCCATCGATCAGCATGCGTCCGACGTCAGCCCACTTCCCGCGAAATATCTGAATCGGTTGTCGGACTTGCTGTTCATCTTGTGTCGGGTGGTCAACCCTGACGGCGATGTGCTCTGGCGGCCTGGCGGCGGCAGAACCGACCAGCCCAAGAAGTAG
- a CDS encoding DUF2550 domain-containing protein — translation MSTLMVVMVVLVALLGLAVVALSYRLWKLRQGGTAAIMRDIPAVGGHGWRHGVIRYRGGDAAFYRLSSVRLWPDRHLNRRGVEVVSRRAPRGDEFDIMTEEIVVLELSDTTQDRRAGYEIALDRGALTAFQSWLESRPSPRARRSST, via the coding sequence ATGAGCACGCTCATGGTTGTCATGGTCGTGCTCGTCGCCTTGCTCGGTCTTGCGGTTGTCGCGCTGAGCTATCGGCTGTGGAAGCTGCGCCAAGGTGGAACTGCGGCGATCATGCGGGACATACCTGCGGTCGGCGGTCATGGCTGGCGTCACGGCGTCATTCGTTACCGCGGTGGAGATGCCGCGTTTTATCGACTGTCCAGCGTCCGCCTCTGGCCGGACCGTCATCTCAACCGGCGCGGCGTCGAGGTCGTTTCGCGACGGGCACCACGCGGCGACGAATTCGACATCATGACTGAAGAGATCGTCGTGCTCGAGTTGAGCGACACCACGCAAGACCGCCGGGCTGGTTACGAAATCGCCTTGGATCGAGGCGCATTGACCGCATTCCAGTCTTGGTTGGAGTCACGCCCGTCGCCGCGGGCGCGCCGCAGCAGTACCTGA
- a CDS encoding F0F1 ATP synthase subunit epsilon yields the protein MATMNVEIVAVDRKIWSGEGTFLFTRTTVGEIGILPSHIPLVAQLVDDAMVRVEREGEDDLRIAVDGGFLSVTEEGVSILAESAEFASEIDESAAKEDSQSDDPRTAARGRARLRAVGALD from the coding sequence ATGGCCACGATGAACGTGGAGATCGTTGCCGTCGACCGGAAGATCTGGTCGGGCGAGGGAACGTTCCTCTTCACCCGCACCACCGTGGGGGAGATCGGTATTCTGCCGAGCCACATCCCGTTGGTCGCACAATTGGTCGACGACGCCATGGTCCGCGTCGAGCGCGAGGGCGAGGACGACCTTCGAATCGCGGTGGACGGCGGCTTCCTATCGGTCACCGAGGAAGGCGTCAGCATCCTCGCCGAGTCGGCGGAATTCGCTTCGGAGATCGACGAGTCCGCTGCCAAAGAGGATTCGCAATCCGATGATCCCCGCACAGCCGCCAGAGGTCGCGCCAGACTGCGTGCCGTCGGCGCGCTCGACTAG